The Sediminispirochaeta smaragdinae DSM 11293 genome has a segment encoding these proteins:
- a CDS encoding AMP-binding protein, protein MTFDTLTLREFITQSARRYDTRPALSFIKGGTISYRDLDEKSLQLAAALKGLGIRPGDRVAIVSANMPNWGLAYFAVSRMKAVTVPILPDFPPADMVNILIHAGVSAVFVSRKLYPKLKRVSEKGIVIIFIEDFSLLKEDETSVPIDLKQFLGKSEKDLEIDIPKEDDVASIIYTSGTTGQSKGVMLSHRNLVFDALATSPIPGIKPGDTLISILPLSHTYECTIGMIIPLMLGAHIHYLDRPPAPSVLLPALKEIRPSLMLSVPLLIEKLYRQSILPLLNKKTAVKLLYRIPPFRKMLNRFAGKKLMRIFGGRLYFFGIGGAGLAPDVEKFLREAQFPYAIGYGLTETSPLIAGCSPSETRYTSTGTIIPGVVVKLGDPDPVTGEGEILVKGPNVMIGYYHDEKKSAEAFTEDGWFRTGDLGVFDKDGFLYIRGRSKNMILGPSGENIYPESIEAVINQFNFVTDSLVFEEEGKIFARVHVDYDQIKEAFSHLADSAGDISHHVGEYLNELKIMANKRLSSFSKLHDLLEQHEPFEKTPTQKIKRYLYSGKTKRHNKGNEMEDGEKH, encoded by the coding sequence ATGACATTCGATACACTCACGCTTCGGGAATTCATTACGCAATCTGCACGACGATACGATACACGTCCGGCCCTCTCCTTTATCAAGGGAGGGACGATTAGCTACCGTGACCTCGACGAAAAAAGTCTACAATTGGCGGCGGCGCTGAAAGGGCTTGGCATTAGGCCCGGTGATCGAGTTGCCATCGTTTCGGCAAATATGCCAAATTGGGGGCTTGCCTATTTTGCCGTCTCCAGGATGAAGGCCGTCACCGTTCCGATACTTCCGGATTTTCCTCCTGCCGACATGGTCAATATTCTCATCCATGCTGGAGTCTCTGCCGTTTTTGTTTCCCGAAAGCTCTATCCGAAACTGAAACGTGTATCAGAAAAAGGGATTGTGATTATCTTTATCGAAGATTTTTCTCTTCTGAAAGAGGACGAGACCTCCGTTCCCATCGACTTGAAGCAGTTTTTGGGTAAAAGCGAGAAGGATCTGGAGATAGATATCCCAAAAGAAGATGATGTGGCGTCGATCATTTATACATCAGGCACGACGGGCCAGTCGAAGGGAGTGATGCTTAGCCATAGAAACCTGGTTTTCGATGCCCTTGCGACCAGTCCCATTCCGGGTATCAAGCCCGGAGATACCCTTATCTCCATTCTTCCATTAAGCCATACCTATGAATGCACCATTGGAATGATTATTCCCTTGATGTTGGGTGCCCATATCCATTATCTCGATAGGCCGCCGGCTCCGAGCGTTCTGCTGCCGGCCCTGAAAGAGATTAGGCCCTCTCTGATGCTTTCGGTACCTCTTCTGATAGAAAAGCTATATCGTCAAAGCATTCTGCCTCTTCTGAATAAAAAGACGGCCGTAAAACTTCTCTATCGAATTCCTCCCTTTCGAAAGATGCTCAATCGTTTTGCCGGAAAAAAGCTTATGAGAATTTTCGGCGGGCGGCTCTATTTTTTCGGTATCGGTGGTGCCGGCCTTGCGCCCGATGTTGAAAAATTCCTTCGTGAAGCACAATTCCCCTACGCGATCGGTTACGGTCTCACCGAAACAAGTCCCCTTATAGCCGGTTGTTCCCCCTCAGAAACGAGATATACCTCGACCGGGACAATCATTCCCGGGGTTGTCGTCAAACTTGGGGATCCGGATCCTGTGACAGGGGAAGGAGAGATCCTTGTAAAAGGGCCGAATGTCATGATTGGCTACTACCATGACGAAAAAAAGAGCGCTGAGGCCTTTACCGAAGATGGATGGTTCCGTACCGGGGATCTCGGAGTCTTTGACAAAGACGGCTTTCTCTACATCAGGGGCAGAAGCAAGAACATGATTCTTGGTCCAAGCGGTGAAAATATTTATCCGGAATCGATTGAGGCCGTTATCAATCAATTCAATTTTGTGACGGATTCCCTGGTCTTTGAAGAAGAAGGGAAGATTTTCGCACGAGTCCATGTCGATTATGATCAAATCAAAGAGGCCTTCAGCCATCTTGCAGACTCTGCCGGAGACATCTCCCATCACGTCGGTGAATACCTTAACGAGTTGAAGATTATGGCGAATAAGCGCCTGAGTTCCTTTTCCAAGTTACACGATCTGTTGGAACAACATGAGCCCTTTGAAAAAACTCCGACCCAAAAGATCAAGCGCTATCTTTACAGTGGTAAGACAAAGCGGCACAATAAAGGGAACGAAATGGAAGACGGAGAAAAACATTGA
- a CDS encoding MBL fold metallo-hydrolase yields the protein MRYSILGSGSNANAYLFEHDGEAFLFDNGFSLKELTRRAESSGFDLSRLKFIFLTHIHDDHLRGVAPLSRRYHLPVVAHGELDLGRYIKGDIEQKLDIRTGREYETGALRFEAFSTSHDAPYSMGYHFSLAGTTFTILTDTGLTSEIMTKYAESSDVLFLEANYDETLLESCSYPRFLKKRIASDKGHLSNSAAVQFLNNLSPESMLSSVYFCHLSGNSNSPELLAHHVKESLEWKGRYRILKKGERFVPAAAENWEERNL from the coding sequence ATGCGTTATTCGATTCTCGGAAGCGGATCGAATGCGAACGCCTATCTGTTCGAGCATGATGGAGAAGCTTTTCTGTTCGATAACGGTTTTTCTCTTAAAGAGTTGACCAGACGTGCGGAATCTTCGGGGTTCGATCTATCGCGATTAAAATTTATATTTCTTACCCATATTCATGACGACCATCTTAGAGGTGTAGCACCACTGTCCCGCCGTTATCATCTGCCGGTGGTAGCTCACGGTGAACTTGATCTCGGCCGCTATATCAAGGGGGATATTGAACAGAAGCTCGATATCAGGACCGGTCGGGAATATGAAACCGGAGCCTTACGCTTTGAAGCCTTTTCCACCAGTCACGATGCCCCGTATTCGATGGGCTACCATTTTAGCCTTGCCGGAACAACGTTTACGATTCTGACCGATACGGGGCTTACCTCGGAAATCATGACCAAGTATGCAGAATCTTCGGATGTGCTGTTTCTTGAAGCAAACTACGATGAGACATTGCTTGAAAGCTGTTCTTATCCACGCTTCCTTAAAAAACGTATTGCATCAGATAAAGGACATTTATCGAATAGTGCTGCCGTTCAGTTTCTGAACAACCTTTCTCCCGAGTCTATGCTTTCATCGGTCTATTTTTGCCATCTTTCCGGGAATAGCAATAGTCCGGAACTCCTTGCACATCATGTGAAAGAGAGTCTCGAGTGGAAGGGGCGTTACCGAATTCTAAAAAAAGGTGAACGTTTTGTGCCCGCCGCCGCGGAGAATTGGGAGGAACGAAACCTATGA
- a CDS encoding arsenate reductase family protein, translating to MIQIIGSKKCRATKKAKRFFSERGIGFQDFDLKTHRLSPGELSNIAKSVPPEELIDSDGDFYRKAGYQWREYDPLEEILEHPELLKTPVVRAAGSAVCGDAPNVWSEFARREKG from the coding sequence ATGATTCAGATAATCGGCAGTAAGAAATGTCGTGCCACAAAAAAGGCTAAACGTTTTTTTAGTGAGCGTGGTATCGGCTTCCAGGATTTTGATCTGAAAACGCACAGGCTTTCTCCCGGAGAACTTTCGAATATAGCTAAATCGGTTCCTCCCGAGGAACTTATCGATAGTGACGGTGATTTTTACCGCAAGGCGGGGTATCAGTGGAGGGAGTATGACCCCCTCGAAGAGATCCTTGAGCATCCCGAGCTTTTAAAGACGCCGGTAGTGCGTGCCGCCGGTAGTGCTGTCTGCGGGGATGCTCCCAATGTATGGAGTGAGTTTGCCCGTCGGGAAAAGGGGTAG
- the asnS gene encoding asparagine--tRNA ligase — translation MRRTHRIVTILSMAPGERVTVYGWVRTKRDSKNVCFLELSDGSSFRNLQVIVDKAEEEKSPVIDSITTGASVEVTGTLAASPGKNQSIELQADSLKLIGEAPAESYPLQKKRHSFEFLREIAHLRPRTNTFGAVTRVRNQLSWAVHRFFQEQGFIYVHTPLISTSDCEGAGEMFQVTTLPLEKVPLKEGKIDYSQDFFGKRASLTVSGQLEAEIYASAFSDVYTFGPTFRAENSNTTRHLAEFWMIEPEMAFCDLAGNMELAEAFLKNILSSVLEHCSEDMKFFNQWVEKGIIDSLEKVIDTPFTHMSYTEAVQALKTGKTNFEFPVEWGSDLQSEHERFLTETVCKGPVIVTDYPKEIKAFYMKLNDDGKSVAAMDVLVPRLGEIIGGSERESRLSVLEQRIHDTGLNPEEYWWYLDLRRFGTVPHSGFGLGFERLIQYVTGMQNIRDVIPFPRTVGNAAF, via the coding sequence ATGAGAAGAACACATCGAATCGTCACCATTCTTTCTATGGCTCCCGGAGAGCGTGTAACGGTATATGGATGGGTCCGAACCAAAAGGGACTCGAAGAATGTCTGTTTTCTCGAGCTGTCCGACGGTTCCTCCTTTCGAAATCTTCAGGTTATCGTCGATAAGGCAGAGGAAGAAAAAAGCCCGGTCATCGATAGCATCACCACCGGTGCGAGTGTGGAAGTTACCGGTACCCTTGCCGCCTCCCCGGGGAAGAATCAGAGTATAGAGCTTCAGGCCGATAGTCTGAAACTCATCGGAGAAGCCCCTGCTGAAAGCTATCCGCTTCAGAAAAAACGTCACTCCTTTGAATTTCTGCGGGAGATCGCCCACCTCAGACCGCGAACGAACACCTTTGGAGCCGTCACACGGGTGAGGAATCAGTTATCCTGGGCTGTCCATCGTTTTTTTCAGGAACAGGGGTTTATCTATGTTCATACTCCCCTCATTTCCACCAGCGACTGCGAGGGTGCAGGTGAGATGTTTCAGGTTACGACTCTTCCCTTGGAGAAGGTTCCGCTGAAAGAAGGCAAGATCGATTATTCTCAGGATTTTTTCGGCAAAAGAGCCAGCCTCACGGTAAGCGGGCAGCTTGAGGCCGAAATCTACGCCTCCGCCTTCTCAGACGTCTACACCTTCGGCCCCACATTCCGTGCGGAAAACTCCAATACAACTCGTCATCTTGCGGAATTTTGGATGATCGAACCTGAAATGGCCTTCTGCGATCTTGCCGGTAATATGGAGCTTGCCGAGGCCTTTCTGAAAAATATTCTATCATCGGTCCTTGAGCATTGCAGCGAGGATATGAAATTCTTTAATCAATGGGTCGAAAAGGGTATTATTGACAGCCTTGAAAAGGTCATCGATACGCCCTTTACCCATATGAGCTATACCGAGGCTGTTCAGGCCCTCAAAACAGGCAAAACGAACTTCGAATTTCCCGTTGAATGGGGATCCGACCTGCAGTCGGAGCATGAACGCTTTTTGACCGAAACGGTCTGTAAGGGGCCGGTGATAGTAACCGACTATCCCAAAGAGATAAAGGCCTTCTACATGAAGCTTAACGATGATGGAAAGAGCGTCGCGGCCATGGATGTGCTTGTCCCCAGACTTGGGGAGATCATAGGAGGAAGCGAGAGGGAGAGTCGCCTTTCGGTGCTTGAACAGCGGATTCACGATACGGGATTGAATCCTGAAGAGTACTGGTGGTATCTTGATCTTCGTCGTTTCGGCACGGTTCCCCACTCCGGTTTTGGGCTCGGCTTTGAACGGCTTATTCAATATGTCACGGGAATGCAGAACATCAGAGATGTTATCCCGTTTCCCAGAACGGTCGGCAACGCCGCCTTTTAG
- a CDS encoding TRAP transporter large permease translates to MRRIERVVSYISGLSILLLVALPVSEILLRLFFSRGITASSDYITHLVLILTFLGGVAGAINGDHLSISAVAHFLKGRKAFAISLAATFISVAVSIAFAWTSLSMLFIAFGPEAMVGCIPTRLIILIMPLGYLFMAFGFIFRLIETERSPRLVPVFGLIAIVCGTLLALPAVANLLTFIPAAPLDFIDAAVQMYYNAAERVVPLLLILFIFAAFLGVPLFVVLGGGALLLFAQSFGSLEVVPIESYSMLTAQTIAAIPLFTVAGFVLSESGAGERLIALFRLLFRGLPGGMAAVAVIVCAFFTTFTGASGVTILALGGLLSVILRKNGFDERFVDGLLTSSGSIGLLFPPSLPIILYGVVAQISIRDMFLAGIIPGTIMVVMVSFMGFRASSKGVQVEESGHEPVLRIIGNALWEGLLPLVVLVPYLTGIATIVETGAVTLLYALIVEMCIHRDISLRRLPSVLIKSVPIIGGVLIILASSRGLAYYIVDAEVPMKLAAWMEAHISSRLLFLLLLNIGLLITGCLMDIFSAIMVVVPLILPLGELFGVHPVHLGIIFLANLELGYLTPPVGLNLFLASYRFGKPLPAMYRSVLPFFLVMLVAVLLITYIPALSLIFVGN, encoded by the coding sequence ATGAGACGGATAGAACGCGTCGTTTCCTATATCTCCGGTCTGTCGATCCTCCTGCTCGTCGCTCTTCCTGTTTCTGAAATCCTCCTGCGCCTGTTTTTCAGCAGGGGGATTACCGCTTCATCCGACTATATTACCCATCTTGTGCTCATTCTTACCTTTCTCGGAGGGGTCGCCGGTGCGATCAATGGCGACCATCTAAGCATTTCGGCCGTTGCCCATTTTCTTAAGGGAAGAAAGGCCTTTGCTATTTCCCTTGCGGCAACCTTTATTTCCGTTGCCGTTTCCATTGCTTTTGCCTGGACCAGCCTTTCGATGTTATTTATAGCCTTCGGCCCCGAGGCCATGGTAGGGTGTATCCCAACACGGCTGATCATCCTTATTATGCCGCTGGGCTATCTTTTCATGGCCTTCGGCTTTATCTTTCGTCTTATCGAGACTGAGCGATCGCCCCGCCTTGTGCCTGTGTTCGGCCTGATCGCAATCGTTTGTGGAACGCTTCTTGCCCTGCCTGCGGTGGCAAACCTCCTTACTTTTATTCCTGCGGCTCCTTTGGATTTTATCGATGCTGCTGTTCAGATGTATTACAATGCGGCGGAAAGAGTGGTACCGCTGCTGCTGATACTTTTTATCTTCGCTGCTTTTCTGGGTGTGCCGCTTTTTGTCGTGCTTGGCGGTGGGGCCCTGCTTCTTTTCGCCCAATCCTTCGGCAGTCTTGAGGTCGTACCGATCGAATCCTATTCGATGTTGACCGCCCAGACCATTGCGGCAATTCCCTTATTTACCGTGGCCGGTTTTGTCCTTTCCGAAAGTGGGGCGGGTGAACGCCTCATTGCCCTTTTTCGTCTCCTGTTTCGAGGACTTCCCGGCGGGATGGCCGCGGTAGCTGTTATTGTTTGCGCCTTTTTCACCACCTTTACCGGTGCTTCCGGGGTGACCATTTTGGCCCTTGGAGGGCTCTTATCGGTTATTCTCAGGAAAAACGGCTTTGATGAACGCTTTGTCGACGGTTTACTTACCAGCAGCGGGAGTATCGGCCTCCTTTTTCCCCCGAGTCTGCCGATTATCCTTTATGGGGTTGTCGCCCAAATCAGTATCCGTGACATGTTTCTGGCGGGCATTATTCCCGGCACGATTATGGTAGTCATGGTCTCGTTTATGGGCTTTCGAGCATCATCCAAAGGGGTGCAGGTAGAGGAGTCCGGCCATGAGCCAGTCCTGCGTATCATAGGTAATGCTCTTTGGGAAGGGCTCTTACCGCTTGTCGTACTTGTTCCCTATTTGACGGGAATAGCCACCATAGTGGAAACCGGGGCTGTCACCTTACTCTATGCGCTCATCGTCGAGATGTGCATCCATCGTGATATTTCGCTTCGCAGATTGCCGTCGGTCCTGATAAAAAGTGTTCCCATTATCGGAGGAGTTCTGATTATTCTTGCATCGAGTCGGGGCCTCGCTTATTACATTGTCGATGCGGAAGTCCCGATGAAGCTCGCCGCTTGGATGGAAGCCCACATCTCCTCCCGGCTGCTTTTTTTACTTTTACTTAATATCGGCCTTTTGATAACCGGCTGTCTCATGGATATCTTTTCGGCGATCATGGTGGTTGTCCCCCTCATCCTTCCTTTGGGAGAGCTGTTCGGAGTACATCCCGTACATCTTGGAATTATTTTCCTCGCAAATCTGGAACTTGGTTATCTCACGCCGCCTGTGGGTTTGAATCTTTTCCTTGCCAGCTATCGTTTCGGGAAGCCCCTCCCTGCTATGTATCGGTCGGTGCTTCCCTTTTTCCTTGTGATGCTGGTTGCCGTCTTACTGATAACCTATATACCGGCACTCAGCCTTATCTTTGTCGGCAACTAA
- a CDS encoding TRAP transporter substrate-binding protein gives MKRKTTFVVAVLYCLVAVMNLPALTVKIGSIAPAGSPWDQTLKEIAADWEELSDGRLSIKIYAGGIAGDEEAMIRKMRVGQLDGVVLTSIGLDIISPDLFIMSLPRIIRSADEYDYLVPKMEPTFDKIVSEKGYKLITWTMAGWVKFFSTKPVVIPDDLKRLRLGIIPGQEGMERIWKNMGYRVLPVDTIDWLSSLQGGMIEATFTSPLAAAAYQVFGVANHMLEYPISPLLGALVFSDRSWKRIPESLRIRLLESAQEHIKPLYERSTQLEEEAMSIMKENGLVVHTLSDQQWELWEEEIARAYSSGLDKDYSGAVLQEIQAYLEEYRKK, from the coding sequence ATGAAAAGAAAAACCACGTTCGTTGTTGCCGTTCTGTACTGTCTGGTTGCCGTGATGAATCTACCCGCTCTGACCGTAAAAATCGGAAGTATAGCACCGGCCGGAAGTCCATGGGACCAGACCCTGAAAGAGATTGCCGCAGACTGGGAAGAACTTTCGGATGGCCGCCTTAGCATAAAAATCTATGCCGGAGGAATTGCGGGTGACGAAGAGGCCATGATCAGAAAGATGAGGGTAGGGCAGCTCGACGGTGTGGTGCTCACCTCCATCGGACTTGATATCATCAGCCCCGATCTTTTCATTATGAGCCTCCCCCGTATTATCCGCAGTGCCGATGAGTATGATTATCTTGTTCCCAAGATGGAACCGACCTTCGACAAGATCGTCAGCGAGAAGGGGTACAAACTGATTACCTGGACCATGGCCGGTTGGGTCAAATTTTTCTCCACAAAACCTGTCGTTATCCCCGATGATCTAAAGCGTTTGCGACTGGGGATCATTCCGGGACAAGAGGGAATGGAACGGATATGGAAAAATATGGGATACAGGGTTCTGCCCGTCGACACTATTGACTGGCTCAGCTCTCTTCAGGGGGGAATGATTGAGGCGACCTTCACAAGCCCTCTTGCGGCAGCGGCCTACCAGGTCTTCGGCGTTGCAAACCATATGCTTGAATATCCCATCTCCCCGCTACTTGGTGCCCTCGTGTTCAGTGACCGCAGCTGGAAGCGGATACCGGAATCGCTCAGAATACGGCTCCTGGAATCGGCCCAGGAGCATATCAAGCCCCTGTACGAGCGCTCTACCCAGCTCGAGGAGGAGGCAATGTCGATCATGAAGGAAAATGGTTTGGTGGTCCATACCTTAAGCGATCAGCAATGGGAGCTATGGGAAGAGGAAATCGCCCGTGCCTATTCCTCTGGACTGGATAAGGATTACTCCGGAGCTGTTCTGCAGGAGATTCAGGCGTATCTTGAAGAGTACAGGAAAAAATGA
- a CDS encoding TRAP transporter TatT component family protein, translated as MKKTFDLVFFLLLFALVTACSPTKFATEMAIDALTGAGSSTAFTGESDPELAAQSLPFALKMYEALLVDHPDHPALLSAAGEGFVSYANAFCQLPASMESSWEKQRHMLQRAASLYLRGRDYALRALETRHDGCIRLLNEKRYDEALENCSKEDVSDLYWAAAGWFGAISAEGFNMRRMAEAPTAYALLVRALSLDEGFNYGALHELAIAVLPALPEAMRYRPNVAPADDPVRTWEADYYHGLGIDPISDPYRAAYHHFERSLKLGEEGLVSPFVAYAEAVCVPQQDYEGFRAMLEKGLAVDMETRPDSRLVNTLQAEKARWLLAHAEDFFVVIPDEQSEE; from the coding sequence ATGAAAAAAACCTTTGATCTTGTTTTTTTTCTTCTGCTTTTTGCCCTGGTGACGGCTTGCTCCCCCACGAAATTTGCCACGGAGATGGCGATAGACGCCTTAACCGGAGCAGGAAGTTCGACGGCATTTACCGGCGAAAGCGATCCTGAATTGGCAGCACAATCGCTGCCCTTTGCCTTGAAAATGTACGAGGCTCTATTGGTCGATCATCCGGACCATCCGGCTCTTCTTTCTGCCGCCGGTGAGGGGTTTGTCTCTTATGCTAATGCCTTTTGTCAGCTTCCCGCCAGCATGGAATCCTCGTGGGAAAAGCAGCGCCATATGCTACAGCGTGCCGCCTCTCTCTACCTTCGGGGACGCGATTACGCATTAAGGGCCCTTGAAACGCGGCACGACGGATGCATTCGTCTGTTGAATGAAAAACGATACGACGAGGCACTGGAAAACTGTTCGAAGGAAGATGTTTCGGATCTCTACTGGGCCGCCGCCGGATGGTTCGGGGCAATTTCGGCCGAAGGCTTCAATATGAGGCGAATGGCAGAGGCCCCCACCGCATATGCCCTTCTTGTGCGGGCACTCAGCCTTGACGAGGGCTTTAATTACGGGGCCCTTCATGAACTTGCCATTGCTGTGCTTCCCGCTCTGCCCGAAGCGATGCGTTATCGGCCGAATGTGGCTCCTGCCGACGACCCCGTTCGGACATGGGAGGCCGATTATTACCACGGTCTCGGGATTGATCCGATCAGCGATCCCTACCGTGCCGCATATCACCATTTTGAACGCTCGCTCAAGCTGGGGGAAGAGGGACTTGTGAGCCCCTTTGTCGCCTATGCCGAGGCTGTCTGTGTGCCACAGCAGGATTACGAGGGATTTCGGGCTATGCTTGAAAAGGGACTCGCCGTCGATATGGAAACGAGGCCTGACTCCCGGCTGGTAAATACCCTCCAAGCGGAGAAGGCTCGGTGGCTTCTTGCTCATGCCGAGGATTTTTTTGTCGTTATTCCCGATGAACAATCGGAGGAGTAA
- a CDS encoding YaiI/YqxD family protein, whose protein sequence is MKLLVDADGCPRNVRAIVLRAAGRLGIPALFFADRRLPDVESSKQEMVLVGKGDDSADDALVRQCEAGDICISRDILLAARVVERGAVAIDTDGSVYTKENIAERVSMRNIMTELRFSGIMPTQKKGGEQHYTPFANAFDTLLAKHNKG, encoded by the coding sequence GTGAAGTTATTAGTTGACGCTGACGGTTGTCCGAGAAATGTCCGTGCCATCGTGCTTCGGGCGGCCGGACGCTTGGGGATTCCCGCTCTTTTTTTTGCCGACCGCCGTTTACCCGATGTCGAATCTTCCAAGCAGGAGATGGTACTTGTAGGAAAGGGGGACGATTCGGCAGATGATGCCCTTGTACGGCAATGTGAAGCCGGGGATATTTGTATCAGCCGCGACATACTCCTTGCAGCAAGGGTGGTTGAACGGGGGGCCGTAGCCATTGATACCGATGGATCGGTCTATACTAAAGAGAATATCGCCGAACGGGTAAGCATGAGAAATATCATGACCGAATTGCGATTTTCTGGTATCATGCCCACACAAAAAAAGGGTGGAGAACAACATTACACTCCATTTGCAAATGCTTTTGATACCCTATTGGCAAAACATAACAAGGGGTAA
- the manA gene encoding mannose-6-phosphate isomerase, class I, translating to MKCDAYFLQNIVQHYPWGEETAIPELLGIKADGRPFAELWMGDHPRGPSKVLSKEGKFEELGDLLSTNPEAFLGSGINGKYGGRLPFLFKVLAAKTPLSIQAHPNKAQAEAGFAREEAAGIPIDAPHRNYRDRNHKPEIIAALTPFTAMCGFRDREEIIDGFSRLKSRTAEGKLLPLLKEKEHALSSFFMALLNLEKEDSKELADALASWAREERGALDGKKKEAALVRRFIDYYPDDPAVSAPLYLNVIRLDPGQALYQPAGLLHAYVEGVGVELMANSDNVLRGGLTHKHIDMNELESVLIFSSSTPAILTPVKTDVGLFRYQTPAQEFELQRFDGGEATIEGRFPAIVLVTKGHLMFRVSGQADSMEAKRGQSLFLPATCGLQIRGEGQAYIATLPGEPLSEVIS from the coding sequence ATGAAGTGTGACGCGTATTTTCTACAGAATATTGTACAGCATTATCCCTGGGGGGAAGAGACGGCTATCCCTGAGCTTTTGGGGATCAAAGCCGACGGTCGTCCCTTTGCCGAGCTCTGGATGGGGGACCATCCCCGCGGTCCGAGTAAGGTATTGTCTAAGGAGGGGAAGTTCGAGGAATTGGGAGATCTTTTGAGTACCAATCCCGAGGCTTTTCTCGGCTCTGGGATTAATGGGAAATATGGTGGGCGTTTGCCCTTTCTTTTTAAGGTCCTTGCGGCAAAGACACCTCTTTCGATTCAGGCCCACCCTAATAAAGCTCAGGCAGAGGCGGGATTTGCCAGAGAGGAAGCTGCCGGAATTCCCATTGACGCCCCTCACCGCAACTATCGCGATAGAAATCACAAACCGGAAATCATAGCGGCCCTCACTCCTTTTACCGCCATGTGCGGCTTTCGTGATCGAGAGGAAATTATCGACGGTTTTTCACGTTTAAAAAGTCGTACGGCAGAAGGGAAACTCCTCCCTTTGCTTAAGGAAAAAGAACATGCACTTTCCTCCTTTTTTATGGCCCTTCTTAATCTTGAGAAAGAGGATAGCAAAGAACTTGCCGATGCTCTCGCTTCCTGGGCGAGGGAAGAAAGGGGGGCTCTTGATGGAAAGAAAAAAGAGGCCGCTCTTGTTCGTAGATTTATCGACTATTATCCCGATGATCCTGCCGTATCGGCACCGCTGTATCTTAATGTAATCCGTTTGGACCCCGGCCAGGCTCTTTATCAACCGGCAGGCCTGCTTCACGCCTATGTGGAAGGGGTTGGCGTCGAACTCATGGCAAATTCCGATAATGTCCTTCGGGGAGGGCTTACACACAAACATATTGATATGAATGAGCTTGAGTCGGTGCTCATCTTTTCTTCTTCCACCCCCGCGATACTTACGCCGGTCAAGACGGATGTAGGGCTATTCCGCTACCAAACGCCGGCACAAGAGTTTGAATTGCAGCGGTTCGACGGCGGCGAGGCCACTATTGAAGGCCGTTTCCCTGCGATCGTTCTGGTGACAAAGGGGCATCTTATGTTTCGAGTATCCGGACAAGCGGATTCAATGGAGGCGAAACGCGGACAGAGTCTCTTCCTTCCTGCAACGTGCGGCTTGCAGATAAGAGGAGAGGGGCAAGCCTATATAGCCACCTTACCTGGAGAGCCTTTGAGTGAAGTTATTAGTTGA